Proteins from a single region of Phycisphaeraceae bacterium D3-23:
- a CDS encoding peptide chain release factor-like protein, producing MPHPAALEIDDLLADCDVQRTRGSGPGGQHRNKVETAVRLTHRPTGLSVLASERRSQEQNRAAAAARLRVKLALTVRRPVGADPGEPIPSARWSARVKGGRLSINPSHDDFPALLAEALDHLAADEYDVAVSAQALGVSTSQLVKLLRHEPAGLEQVNRERKQRGQRTLS from the coding sequence ATGCCCCACCCCGCCGCCTTGGAGATCGACGACCTTCTGGCCGACTGTGATGTGCAGCGGACGCGGGGCTCGGGGCCCGGCGGGCAGCACCGCAACAAGGTCGAGACGGCCGTCCGCCTGACGCACCGCCCGACGGGCTTGAGCGTGCTGGCCAGCGAACGCCGAAGCCAGGAACAAAACCGCGCGGCCGCGGCCGCGCGCCTGCGGGTCAAGCTCGCGCTGACGGTCCGCCGACCCGTCGGCGCCGATCCGGGCGAACCGATCCCCAGCGCGCGTTGGTCGGCGCGGGTCAAGGGCGGTCGGCTGTCGATCAACCCGTCGCACGACGACTTCCCCGCGCTGCTCGCCGAGGCGCTCGATCATTTGGCCGCAGACGAATACGACGTGGCCGTCTCGGCGCAGGCGCTGGGGGTGAGTACGTCACAGCTCGTCAAGCTGCTCCGCCACGAGCCCGCGGGGCTGGAGCAGGTCAATCGTGAACGTAAGCAGCGCGGCCAACGCACGCTGTCGTAG